A window of Aquitalea denitrificans contains these coding sequences:
- a CDS encoding 3',5'-cyclic-nucleotide phosphodiesterase: protein MHVKVLGSSSGYGQAMRTTCFLVDANCLLDCGSGIVDLDTQALLQIETVLLTHSHLDHCSGLPLLADTHISHGGRGVDVYTQQETIDALKQQMFGSQQWPDYTKAAPGNVPWLRLHAVEVGDAVSLPDGIATALPAEHNVPAVGWLLEGPWRALAFTGDSGPCLAFWHWISHVPSLTDVICELSYLNENSAKAMVDGHMSPALLIPLLEILPPNVHVWITHTDNRQRTQILEQVRKELPSLLHLHPLEQGISIEL, encoded by the coding sequence ATGCACGTCAAGGTTCTGGGATCATCATCCGGCTATGGCCAGGCGATGCGCACCACCTGTTTTCTGGTGGACGCCAACTGCCTGCTCGATTGTGGCAGCGGCATTGTCGATCTCGACACGCAAGCCCTATTGCAAATCGAAACGGTCTTGCTCACGCACAGTCATCTGGATCACTGCAGCGGCCTGCCGCTGCTGGCCGATACCCATATCAGCCACGGCGGACGCGGCGTGGATGTGTATACCCAGCAGGAAACCATCGATGCGTTGAAACAGCAGATGTTTGGCAGCCAGCAATGGCCGGACTACACCAAGGCAGCGCCGGGCAATGTGCCTTGGCTACGACTGCATGCAGTGGAAGTGGGAGATGCGGTTTCCTTGCCGGACGGTATTGCTACCGCCTTGCCAGCAGAACACAACGTGCCGGCTGTCGGCTGGCTGCTGGAAGGCCCGTGGCGGGCGCTGGCCTTTACCGGAGATTCCGGCCCCTGCCTGGCGTTCTGGCACTGGATCAGCCATGTGCCGTCGCTGACCGATGTCATCTGCGAACTGAGCTATCTCAATGAAAATTCCGCCAAGGCCATGGTGGATGGACACATGTCGCCGGCCCTGCTGATTCCCCTGCTGGAAATCCTGCCGCCCAATGTCCATGTCTGGATCACCCATACCGACAACAGGCAGCGTACACAGATACTGGAGCAGGTTCGCAAGGAGCTGCCATCGCTGCTGCACTTGCATCCGCTGGAACAAGGCATCAGCATCGAGCTGTAA
- a CDS encoding heavy metal translocating P-type ATPase has protein sequence MTETVITLPIAGMHCAACAARLEKVLGKLDGVSASVSFASEQAQIHYQPGRSSLQQVQDAIVKAGFSVPQQQLQLDISGMTCAACAVRLEKVLNKLPGVNAQVNFATSAAQLQFAAGILPIADALHAVRKAGFSATLHEDAGSEDLQQLHARQYRRELGWFGLALLLTLPFLLEMLAMLFGWHQLMLPRSLQLALATPVQFIIGWRFYRGAWHALRSGGANMDVLVALGTSMAWLLSTVVTLSGWQQQHVYFEASAAVITLVLLGKLLEARARGKTSGAIASLIRLAPRHARIERDGQLQDIAVEQLQVGDVVVVRHGESLPVDGVVVEGQAAIDESMLTGESLPISKTIGDKVYAATRNQQGMLKVRAGSVGSQTQLAEIIRLVGLAQGSKAPIQRLADQIAGVFVPVVATIALLTLLFNGWWLGDWSQALIRAVAVLVIACPCALGLATPTAIMMGVGKGAGRGVLFRNAAALETAGRINTLVVDKTGTLTEGRPVVTAIWAADGDENRVLQLAASVESGSEHPLAHAILQQAAERGLALLPLQAFQAEVGQGVTASIDAYGSLRVGRPDWASNAALPAGWPLPGQSMIALADDTRLLGLLAIADTLRPGAVSAVKTLQQMGVQVIMLTGDNPSTAAAIASEAGITDYRAGLRPQDKAEAVVQLQAAGRKVAMLGDGVNDAPALAAADVSFAMGAGSDVAIETADITLMQGDILHVADAIRLSRATLGKIRQNLFFAFIYNVLGIPLAALGMLNPVLAGAAMAMSSVSVVSNSLLLRRWK, from the coding sequence ATGACCGAAACCGTGATCACCCTGCCGATTGCCGGCATGCATTGCGCGGCTTGTGCTGCCAGGCTGGAAAAGGTATTGGGCAAGCTCGATGGCGTCAGTGCCAGCGTCAGTTTTGCCAGTGAGCAGGCCCAGATTCACTATCAGCCTGGACGCAGCAGCCTGCAGCAAGTACAGGATGCCATCGTCAAGGCTGGTTTCAGCGTGCCACAGCAACAGTTGCAGCTGGATATCAGTGGCATGACTTGCGCTGCTTGTGCGGTACGGTTGGAGAAGGTGCTTAACAAGCTGCCGGGGGTCAACGCGCAGGTAAACTTTGCCACCAGCGCGGCTCAGCTGCAGTTTGCCGCCGGCATATTGCCCATTGCCGATGCGCTGCATGCTGTGCGCAAGGCCGGTTTTAGCGCCACGCTGCATGAGGACGCCGGGAGCGAAGACCTGCAACAATTGCATGCCCGGCAGTATCGCCGCGAACTGGGCTGGTTTGGCTTGGCGCTGCTGCTTACCCTGCCTTTCCTGCTGGAAATGCTGGCCATGTTGTTTGGTTGGCATCAACTGATGCTGCCGCGCAGCCTGCAACTGGCGCTGGCCACCCCGGTGCAGTTCATCATCGGCTGGCGCTTTTATCGCGGTGCATGGCATGCACTCAGAAGTGGCGGTGCCAATATGGATGTACTGGTGGCACTGGGTACCAGCATGGCCTGGTTGCTTTCCACCGTGGTTACCCTGAGCGGTTGGCAGCAACAGCATGTGTATTTTGAAGCCAGTGCGGCAGTCATTACGCTGGTGTTGCTGGGCAAGCTTCTGGAGGCGCGCGCGCGCGGCAAGACATCAGGTGCCATTGCCAGCCTGATCCGGCTGGCACCACGCCATGCCCGTATCGAGCGTGATGGCCAGCTGCAGGATATTGCCGTCGAGCAATTGCAGGTAGGCGATGTGGTGGTGGTACGTCATGGAGAAAGCCTGCCGGTGGATGGCGTCGTGGTGGAAGGACAAGCAGCCATCGACGAAAGCATGCTCACCGGTGAAAGCCTGCCGATCAGCAAAACCATCGGCGACAAAGTGTATGCCGCCACACGCAACCAGCAGGGCATGCTCAAGGTGCGTGCCGGTAGCGTGGGCAGCCAGACCCAGCTGGCCGAGATCATCCGGCTGGTGGGGCTGGCACAGGGTTCGAAAGCGCCGATCCAGCGGCTGGCCGACCAGATTGCCGGTGTGTTCGTCCCGGTGGTGGCTACAATCGCCCTGCTTACCCTGTTGTTCAATGGCTGGTGGCTGGGCGACTGGAGCCAGGCCTTGATCCGTGCAGTGGCCGTGCTGGTGATTGCCTGCCCGTGTGCACTGGGCCTGGCCACACCTACAGCCATCATGATGGGCGTAGGCAAGGGGGCCGGACGCGGCGTGCTGTTCCGCAATGCGGCGGCACTGGAAACTGCCGGGCGTATCAATACCCTGGTGGTGGATAAAACCGGTACGCTGACCGAGGGCAGGCCGGTGGTTACCGCCATCTGGGCGGCAGACGGGGATGAAAACCGCGTGCTGCAACTGGCGGCCAGCGTGGAAAGCGGATCCGAGCATCCGCTGGCACATGCCATCTTGCAGCAGGCCGCAGAGCGTGGCCTTGCCTTGCTACCCTTGCAAGCTTTTCAGGCCGAGGTTGGTCAGGGCGTTACTGCCAGTATCGATGCTTACGGCAGCCTGCGTGTGGGGCGGCCTGACTGGGCCAGTAACGCCGCCTTGCCGGCGGGATGGCCACTGCCAGGGCAAAGCATGATTGCACTGGCTGACGATACCCGGCTGCTGGGCCTGTTGGCGATTGCCGATACCTTGCGGCCAGGAGCTGTGAGTGCAGTAAAGACCTTGCAGCAGATGGGGGTGCAAGTCATCATGCTGACCGGCGACAATCCCTCTACCGCGGCAGCCATTGCCAGCGAGGCCGGCATTACCGATTATCGGGCCGGACTGCGGCCGCAGGATAAGGCCGAGGCTGTGGTGCAGTTGCAGGCGGCTGGCCGCAAGGTGGCCATGCTGGGCGATGGCGTCAATGATGCACCGGCGCTGGCGGCGGCCGATGTCAGCTTTGCCATGGGTGCTGGTTCGGATGTGGCGATTGAAACGGCGGACATCACCCTGATGCAGGGCGATATTCTGCATGTAGCCGATGCCATCCGCCTGTCACGCGCCACGTTGGGGAAAATCCGGCAAAACCTGTTTTTTGCCTTTATCTATAACGTGCTGGGTATTCCGCTGGCGGCGCTTGGCATGCTGAATCCGGTGCTGGCCGGGGCTGCCATGGCCATGAGTTCGGTGTCGGTAGTCAGCAACTCATTATTGCTGCGCCGTTGGAAATAA
- a CDS encoding heavy-metal-associated domain-containing protein, protein MSELKLKIEGMTCGGCANSITKVLSTMAGVSSAEVSLQDKAASIVYDAATVSPEELAAAVEDAGFDVVGTD, encoded by the coding sequence ATGAGTGAACTGAAACTGAAAATCGAAGGCATGACCTGCGGTGGCTGCGCCAACAGCATTACCAAGGTGCTCTCCACCATGGCCGGTGTCAGCAGTGCCGAAGTCAGCCTGCAGGACAAGGCCGCCAGCATTGTTTACGATGCCGCAACCGTGTCTCCGGAGGAACTGGCGGCAGCGGTGGAAGATGCAGGTTTTGATGTGGTGGGCACCGACTGA
- a CDS encoding substrate-binding periplasmic protein, translating to MACHAALAAVLPVLAEENVPFSYRQDGNIQGYCSEAVRAALDAARVPHQIDIQPWARIYTTTLSKPGTLMFPIARTAEREDKFKWIGPLVANRIALFRKKGRSDVVVHSLDDARRYRIGVVNMDFREEYLRRKGFSDVGGKPLMVVSSSDLLLPMLQAGRIDLVPLGLAKCAPHGLDCSGIEPVYVLGELESALYMVFNRDTSDALVQKVREGFEQTRRNGSLARIMAPLNRIYGRGE from the coding sequence ATGGCATGCCATGCCGCTTTGGCCGCGGTGTTACCGGTGCTGGCTGAAGAAAACGTGCCTTTCTCCTATCGGCAGGATGGCAACATTCAGGGCTATTGCTCCGAGGCCGTGCGGGCTGCTCTGGATGCTGCCCGTGTGCCGCACCAGATTGATATCCAACCCTGGGCGCGTATCTACACCACCACACTGAGCAAACCGGGAACCCTGATGTTTCCCATTGCCAGGACCGCGGAGCGGGAAGACAAGTTCAAATGGATAGGCCCGCTGGTGGCCAACCGCATTGCGCTGTTCCGCAAGAAGGGTCGCAGCGATGTGGTGGTACACAGCCTGGATGATGCCCGCCGCTATCGTATTGGCGTAGTGAATATGGACTTCCGCGAGGAATATCTGCGGCGCAAGGGTTTCAGTGATGTTGGCGGCAAGCCGCTGATGGTGGTGAGCTCCAGCGACCTGTTGCTGCCCATGCTGCAGGCCGGGCGCATCGACCTGGTACCGCTGGGCCTGGCGAAATGTGCACCGCATGGTCTGGACTGTAGCGGCATCGAGCCGGTGTATGTGCTGGGTGAGCTGGAGTCTGCGCTGTACATGGTCTTCAACCGCGATACCAGCGATGCACTGGTGCAGAAAGTGCGCGAGGGTTTTGAGCAAACCCGGCGTAACGGTAGTCTGGCCCGTATCATGGCTCCGCTGAACCGCATTTACGGTCGTGGCGAGTAA
- the ppx gene encoding exopolyphosphatase, with product MPLTSTLPTPDVLATVDLGSNTFRLQVSRVVEDQLYPLDAMKETVRLGAGLTADKYLDELTQEKALACMARFGERLRGFSQAQVRIVGTNTLRVAKNSAEFIQRAEALLGFPIEIIAGREEARLVYIGAAHSLPATKERRLVVDIGGGSTEFVIGSQFKAHVTESLPLGCVSFSLRYFADGKLSRSNFADATLAARNEIQRISSEYRPEEWQLAVGTSGTARSLRDILEINDWSASDITLEGMLQLRAELIRRENLKNVSLNGLKVDRLPVLPGGLAIMIAIFEELGVSKMTVAEGALRDGVLYDLLGRQREKDMRESTVQLFKRRYHVDVQQSERVQQLAERLYRMVAGEDIDQDMLKRLVWAARLHEIGLTIAHTAYHKHSAYILQNADMPGFSKREQAMLATIVLGHRGDMGKMQQVVHDPVLWQAVVALRLAVLFYRSRHAIPLSDLLDLKSAAKGFVLTVSKNWLNDNPLTASAFRQEVLQWKNVGFELDISQI from the coding sequence TTGCCTTTGACCTCCACCCTGCCTACCCCGGATGTCCTGGCCACCGTTGACCTGGGATCCAATACATTCCGTCTGCAAGTCTCCCGCGTTGTCGAAGACCAGCTATACCCGCTGGATGCAATGAAAGAAACAGTCCGCCTGGGTGCCGGCCTGACTGCCGACAAATATCTGGACGAACTTACCCAGGAAAAAGCCCTGGCTTGCATGGCGCGCTTTGGTGAGCGTCTGCGTGGCTTCAGCCAAGCCCAGGTTCGGATCGTTGGCACCAATACCTTGAGGGTGGCAAAAAACTCGGCTGAATTCATCCAGCGGGCCGAGGCTCTGCTGGGGTTTCCTATCGAAATCATTGCTGGCCGCGAAGAAGCGCGGCTGGTATATATCGGTGCCGCGCATTCGCTGCCGGCCACCAAGGAAAGACGTCTGGTGGTGGATATCGGCGGCGGCTCCACCGAGTTTGTCATCGGCAGCCAGTTCAAGGCGCATGTAACGGAAAGCCTGCCGCTTGGCTGCGTCAGCTTCAGCCTGCGCTACTTTGCTGACGGCAAACTCAGCCGCAGCAATTTTGCTGATGCCACACTGGCCGCCCGCAATGAAATCCAGCGTATTTCCAGCGAGTACCGCCCGGAAGAATGGCAACTGGCAGTCGGAACCTCCGGTACGGCACGTTCCCTGCGCGATATTCTGGAAATCAACGACTGGTCGGCATCCGATATCACACTGGAAGGCATGCTGCAGTTGCGCGCGGAGCTGATCAGACGGGAAAACCTGAAAAATGTCAGCCTCAATGGTCTGAAGGTGGACCGGCTGCCTGTGCTGCCGGGTGGCCTGGCCATCATGATTGCCATCTTCGAAGAACTTGGCGTCAGCAAGATGACGGTGGCCGAAGGTGCGCTGCGCGATGGCGTGCTGTACGACCTGCTGGGCCGCCAGCGTGAAAAGGACATGCGCGAAAGCACGGTGCAATTGTTCAAGCGTCGCTACCACGTGGACGTGCAACAGAGCGAGCGCGTGCAGCAACTGGCCGAACGCCTGTACCGCATGGTAGCGGGTGAAGATATTGATCAGGACATGCTCAAGCGCCTGGTGTGGGCGGCACGCCTGCATGAAATTGGTCTGACCATTGCTCATACTGCGTATCACAAGCACTCGGCCTATATTCTGCAGAATGCAGACATGCCGGGTTTTTCCAAGCGCGAACAGGCCATGCTGGCCACCATCGTGCTGGGTCATCGTGGTGACATGGGCAAGATGCAGCAAGTGGTGCACGACCCGGTGCTGTGGCAGGCGGTTGTGGCATTGCGGCTGGCGGTGCTGTTTTATCGCAGCCGCCATGCGATTCCGCTATCTGACTTGCTGGATCTCAAGTCGGCAGCCAAGGGTTTTGTACTCACCGTGAGTAAGAATTGGCTGAATGACAATCCCTTGACAGCCAGCGCCTTCCGTCAGGAAGTGCTGCAGTGGAAGAATGTCGGTTTCGAGCTTGATATCAGCCAGATCTGA
- the corA gene encoding magnesium/cobalt transporter CorA, translating to MRHAKVKQRVPTLGEPPGTLLPVGDAKVEASSITLLEFGPQELCETRFETVAAGLAHQSSQPVRWLNVYGLHDAGVMQAIGERFGLHPLVQEDILNNRQRPKLEDYGDYLFIATRVFDFPPNGGHLRYSQMYLVIGKDFVLSFQEKPTGVFEAVRERLRSSRGSLRSKGADYLAYGLIDAIIDDYFGVLSQFTEHVERTDQMLLHGREQGVLHKVQRLKHDCLKLRRSILPLREILLTLMRGEYRLIQPDTQVYLRDAYDHTMHVIESLEMSREMVADMLDLYLSTQSHRLNLQMRVLTVFSMIFMPLTLIAGIYGMNFENMPELHWHYGYFAVLGLMAAIAVGLIWLFSRRNWI from the coding sequence ATGCGCCATGCCAAGGTAAAGCAGCGGGTGCCCACGCTGGGCGAACCACCAGGAACCCTACTGCCTGTCGGGGACGCCAAAGTGGAGGCCAGCAGCATCACCCTGCTGGAATTCGGCCCACAGGAGCTGTGCGAAACCCGGTTTGAGACGGTGGCCGCAGGGCTGGCCCACCAGTCTAGTCAGCCAGTGCGCTGGCTGAATGTATATGGCCTGCACGATGCTGGCGTGATGCAGGCCATTGGCGAGCGTTTCGGCCTGCACCCGCTGGTACAGGAGGACATTCTCAATAACCGGCAACGGCCCAAGCTGGAAGACTACGGCGACTATCTGTTCATTGCCACGCGGGTGTTCGACTTTCCTCCCAACGGTGGGCACCTGCGCTACAGCCAGATGTATCTGGTGATCGGCAAGGATTTCGTGCTTTCCTTCCAGGAGAAGCCCACAGGAGTGTTTGAAGCCGTGCGCGAGCGTCTGCGCAGCAGTCGCGGTTCTTTGCGCAGTAAAGGTGCGGATTACCTGGCCTATGGCCTGATCGATGCCATCATCGATGACTACTTCGGTGTGCTCAGCCAGTTTACCGAGCATGTGGAGCGCACCGACCAGATGTTGCTGCATGGGCGCGAGCAGGGCGTATTGCACAAGGTGCAGCGCCTGAAGCACGACTGCCTGAAACTGCGGCGTTCGATTTTGCCGCTGCGTGAAATCCTGCTCACCCTGATGCGCGGCGAGTACCGGCTGATCCAGCCTGATACCCAGGTCTATCTGCGTGATGCTTATGACCACACCATGCATGTCATCGAATCACTGGAAATGTCGCGCGAAATGGTAGCGGACATGCTGGATCTCTACCTTTCCACCCAGTCGCACCGGCTTAATCTGCAGATGAGAGTGCTGACCGTGTTCAGCATGATCTTCATGCCACTCACGCTGATAGCCGGTATTTACGGCATGAACTTTGAAAACATGCCGGAACTGCACTGGCACTACGGCTATTTTGCTGTGCTGGGACTGATGGCGGCGATTGCCGTTGGCTTGATCTGGCTGTTTTCCCGCCGTAACTGGATCTGA